From Luteolibacter arcticus, one genomic window encodes:
- a CDS encoding DUF1501 domain-containing protein, with translation MSGAPRAFGNEEVVHPKATADCCILLWMAGGMAAPETFDPKGYRPFEKGLPIDKILSTFPAIDTTLDGVKIGQGLEEIAKLMDRATLIRSHVQPDLGSILHSRHQYHWHTGYVPPQTVAAPHIGAWMGRVLGPRNPVMPAFVNIGQRLEGIGESEELKAFTTAGFFGAEFGPFNLPYPDEAARSVRPPEGMDAGRFTNRYQLYRKLVDANPQRDFMSDHQQESMLRSLENAHRLLGSKEKEAFDLTRESKATLDSYGPGRFGRGCLLARRMAEAGARFIEVTTEYVPFLHWDTHENGHETVAKLKQEIDRPIARLIRDLEERRMLDRTLVIIASEFSRDMMIEGVPGSEAKDQARVKSDTLENMTHYGLHRHFTGGSSVVMFGGGMKKGHVHGATADERPLVAVKDPVTITDLHATLFTAMGISPKTVYDIEKRPFYATEDGKGKPVMSLFGA, from the coding sequence ATGTCAGGCGCGCCGCGCGCGTTTGGCAATGAAGAGGTCGTCCATCCCAAGGCCACCGCCGACTGCTGCATCCTGCTGTGGATGGCTGGCGGCATGGCTGCCCCGGAAACCTTCGATCCCAAGGGCTATCGCCCCTTTGAGAAGGGCCTGCCGATCGACAAGATCCTCAGCACCTTCCCCGCCATCGATACCACGCTCGACGGCGTGAAAATCGGCCAAGGCCTCGAGGAGATCGCAAAGCTGATGGATCGCGCGACGCTGATTCGCTCGCACGTCCAGCCCGACCTCGGCTCCATCCTTCACTCTCGCCACCAGTATCACTGGCATACGGGCTACGTGCCGCCGCAGACCGTCGCCGCACCCCACATCGGCGCGTGGATGGGTCGTGTGCTCGGCCCGCGCAATCCGGTGATGCCCGCGTTCGTCAATATCGGCCAGCGGCTGGAAGGCATCGGCGAGAGCGAGGAGCTCAAGGCCTTCACCACCGCCGGCTTCTTCGGTGCCGAGTTCGGACCGTTCAATCTGCCCTACCCCGATGAGGCCGCCCGCTCGGTGCGCCCGCCGGAGGGCATGGACGCCGGCCGCTTCACCAACCGCTACCAGCTCTACCGCAAGCTCGTGGATGCCAACCCGCAGCGCGACTTCATGAGCGACCACCAGCAGGAGTCGATGCTCCGCTCGCTGGAGAATGCCCATCGCCTGTTAGGCTCGAAGGAAAAGGAAGCCTTCGACCTGACCCGCGAGTCGAAGGCGACCTTGGACTCTTACGGCCCCGGTCGTTTCGGCCGTGGTTGCCTGCTGGCCCGGCGCATGGCGGAAGCCGGCGCGCGCTTCATCGAGGTGACTACCGAGTATGTCCCTTTCCTCCACTGGGACACCCACGAGAACGGCCACGAAACCGTCGCCAAGCTGAAACAGGAAATCGACCGCCCCATCGCCCGGCTGATCCGCGACCTGGAAGAACGGCGCATGCTGGATCGCACGCTGGTGATCATCGCCAGCGAGTTCAGCCGCGACATGATGATCGAGGGCGTGCCCGGCTCGGAGGCCAAGGATCAGGCGCGCGTGAAATCCGACACCTTGGAGAACATGACCCACTACGGCCTGCACCGCCATTTCACCGGCGGTTCTTCCGTCGTGATGTTCGGCGGCGGCATGAAGAAAGGCCACGTCCACGGTGCGACCGCGGACGAGCGTCCGCTGGTCGCCGTGAAGGACCCGGTCACCATCACCGACCTTCACGCCACCCTCTTCACCGCCATGGGCATCAGTCCCAAAACGGTTTACGACATCGAGAAACGCCCCTTCTACGCCACCGAAGACGGCAAGGGGAAGCCGGTCATGAGCTTGTTCGGAGCGTAA
- a CDS encoding DUF1549 domain-containing protein, with protein sequence MMFLRYFLPLLGASAAFGDVDFAHQVVPVLKEHCAKCHMDTAKKGGFSMNTRESLLAGSENGAVVEPGKADESLLLESVLSDDKSDRMPPKGPRVPADQAEILKKWIDEGMAWEPGFTFGKDAYEPPLKPRRPELPPIAEGREHPVDRLVDAYFADNKVTRPQPLGDAAFIRRLTLDLTGLLPAPDAIDAFVADTSADKREKLIAATLARDTDYAEHWLSFWNDLLRNDYQGTGYIDGGRKPITGWLYQSLLSNKPYDQFARELLAPPTPDSRGFIDGIQWRGSVNASQVREIQFSQSISQTFLGLNMKCASCHDSFVDRWKLDEAYGLAAIYAERPLEIARCDKPTGRMAKAGWIFPELGEVDANAPQPERLKQLAGLMTHPENGRFTRTIVNRLWHRLMGRGIVHPVDAMDTQPWDEDLLDYLAVRLADDGYDLKKALSLIVSSRIYQSQPVATAENADPTVFRGPLAKRMSAEQFVDAVWTLTGTAPAKANNAVPRGKPDGSSVLKARWIWSEASASSAVPDNHAIVLGTEVTLPSTPLSARAVFIADNEAEIFVNGRSVVRETIQPEGPRGLAINLDHLRAGKNSIIVVARNGGSGPNPAGFLFEGRIELPDAKPLTIATDSSWKWTPTLPDAQGRFSRPPTDWKPAQELANPGVWDRFVATMPPLAADPQPMVRASLVAADLLMRALGRPNREQIVSMRPDNITTLEAIDLANGEQLAGLLKKGAAALSREQKATPELIDHVFLRALGRRATAAERNGLGSTLGQRPTPQAIEDLLWMVLLLPEFQFVR encoded by the coding sequence ATGATGTTTCTCCGCTACTTTTTACCGCTTCTCGGGGCGTCCGCTGCCTTTGGCGACGTGGACTTCGCCCATCAGGTGGTCCCGGTCCTGAAGGAGCACTGCGCCAAGTGCCACATGGACACCGCCAAGAAGGGCGGCTTCTCCATGAACACCCGGGAATCACTGCTCGCCGGCTCCGAGAACGGCGCGGTGGTCGAACCCGGCAAGGCGGACGAGAGCCTCCTGCTGGAAAGCGTTCTTTCCGACGACAAGTCGGACCGCATGCCGCCGAAAGGTCCGCGTGTGCCGGCAGACCAAGCCGAGATCCTCAAGAAGTGGATCGATGAGGGCATGGCGTGGGAGCCCGGCTTCACCTTCGGCAAGGATGCCTATGAGCCGCCGCTCAAGCCGCGCCGGCCGGAGCTGCCGCCAATTGCCGAAGGCCGCGAACATCCCGTCGATCGTCTGGTCGATGCCTATTTCGCGGACAACAAGGTCACCCGCCCGCAACCCCTCGGCGATGCCGCCTTCATCCGCCGCCTCACGCTCGACCTCACCGGCCTGTTGCCCGCCCCCGATGCCATCGACGCCTTCGTCGCGGACACTTCGGCGGACAAGCGCGAGAAGCTGATCGCCGCGACGCTCGCGCGCGACACCGACTATGCCGAGCACTGGCTGAGCTTCTGGAACGACCTGCTCCGGAATGATTACCAAGGCACCGGCTACATCGATGGCGGCCGCAAGCCGATCACCGGCTGGCTCTACCAATCGCTGCTTTCTAACAAACCCTACGACCAGTTCGCGCGCGAGCTGCTCGCCCCGCCGACGCCGGATTCGCGCGGCTTCATCGATGGCATCCAGTGGCGCGGCAGTGTCAATGCGTCGCAAGTCCGCGAGATCCAGTTCTCCCAATCCATCTCACAGACCTTCCTCGGCCTGAACATGAAGTGCGCCTCGTGCCACGACAGCTTCGTGGACCGCTGGAAGCTCGATGAGGCCTACGGTCTCGCCGCCATCTATGCCGAGAGGCCTTTGGAAATCGCCCGCTGCGACAAGCCGACCGGCCGCATGGCCAAGGCCGGCTGGATCTTTCCCGAGCTCGGCGAAGTCGATGCCAACGCGCCTCAGCCGGAGCGGCTGAAGCAACTCGCCGGGCTGATGACCCATCCGGAAAACGGCCGCTTCACCCGCACCATCGTCAACCGCCTGTGGCATCGCCTGATGGGCCGCGGCATTGTCCACCCGGTCGATGCTATGGACACCCAACCGTGGGACGAGGACCTGCTCGATTACCTCGCCGTGCGCCTTGCCGACGATGGCTACGACTTGAAGAAGGCGCTCTCGCTCATCGTCTCGTCGCGGATCTATCAGTCGCAGCCGGTGGCCACCGCGGAGAATGCCGACCCCACCGTCTTCCGCGGTCCGCTCGCCAAGCGCATGAGCGCCGAGCAATTCGTGGATGCCGTGTGGACACTCACCGGCACGGCACCGGCCAAGGCCAACAATGCGGTTCCCCGTGGCAAACCGGACGGCTCTTCCGTTCTGAAGGCCCGCTGGATCTGGTCGGAAGCGAGTGCTTCGTCCGCCGTGCCTGACAACCACGCGATCGTGCTCGGCACCGAGGTCACCTTGCCCTCCACGCCGCTATCCGCACGGGCGGTCTTCATTGCCGACAATGAAGCCGAGATTTTCGTCAATGGCCGCTCCGTCGTGCGCGAGACCATCCAGCCGGAAGGCCCTCGCGGGCTTGCCATCAACTTGGATCACCTCCGCGCCGGCAAGAACTCCATCATCGTCGTGGCTCGCAACGGCGGCAGCGGACCGAATCCCGCCGGCTTCCTGTTCGAGGGCCGGATCGAATTGCCCGATGCCAAGCCCTTGACCATCGCCACCGACTCGTCGTGGAAGTGGACTCCCACCTTGCCCGATGCCCAAGGCCGCTTCTCCCGCCCGCCGACGGATTGGAAGCCCGCACAAGAGCTGGCCAACCCGGGAGTATGGGACCGCTTTGTAGCGACCATGCCTCCGCTCGCCGCGGATCCGCAACCGATGGTTCGCGCGTCACTGGTGGCGGCGGATCTGCTGATGCGCGCGCTCGGCCGCCCGAATCGCGAGCAGATCGTCAGCATGCGGCCGGATAACATCACCACGCTCGAAGCCATCGACTTGGCCAACGGTGAGCAACTCGCCGGCCTGCTGAAAAAAGGAGCCGCCGCTCTTTCCCGGGAGCAAAAGGCCACGCCCGAGCTGATCGACCACGTCTTCCTGCGGGCCCTCGGCCGCCGTGCCACCGCCGCGGAAAGGAACGGCCTCGGCAGCACGCTTGGCCAGCGCCCGACACCGCAAGCCATCGAGGATCTTCTTTGGATGGTACTATTGTTACCGGAGTTCCAGTTCGTCCGCTGA